From Oryza sativa Japonica Group chromosome 4, ASM3414082v1, one genomic window encodes:
- the LOC4337147 gene encoding UBP1-associated protein 2B has translation MAPKKRKADPAESPVASSEAGAGTNHHQETPSSELKPRGTIYFPITDDPPEPSAEGGAEGEDGAGGDDDEEDIAKLLEPLSREQLVALLRTAAETTPATMAAVRRAAEADPASRKLFVHGLGWGAGADDLRSAFSRFGELEDCRVISDKQSGRSKGYGFVLFRSRRSALRALRRPQLQIGGRLAFCHLAASGPAPPTSQSQNPSSNTNANSGAANNAGSASSSQPDNMQRKIFVGNVHADVDVDRLYEYFSQFGEIEEGPLGFDKTTGKPKGFALFVYKSVESARRALEEPTRNFDGKMLNVQKAIDGRTKNTPGMNANSNPSGTAASAAAAAAAAQMTAPATAAITPYDASAYGATAVPDLGYAQQAAMLGLGAQQQAFAQPNAAMLAMMAAAMQNPAMLATLNPAFAAAALGAGGQQVHAAGIPGFGAQGFGTQGFAAGAAAFPNAAGVQAPPGFQGPPGFQTSAGFQVGQAASQAGTAAAAAAGAAGYQAAAAGQGQVPGTQIGGAGFQGGF, from the coding sequence ATGGCTCCGAAGAAGCGAAAGGCGGATCCGGCGGAGTCCCCGGTAGCCTCGTCGGAGGCCGGCGCCGGCACCAACCACCACCAGGAGACGCCCTCCTCGGAGCTCAAGCCCCGGGGGACCATCTACTTCCCCATCACCGACGACCCCCCGGAGCCGAGCGCAGAGGGCGGCGCCGAGGGGGAGGACGGCGCCGGAGGggacgacgatgaggaggacATCGCGAAGCTGCTCGAGCCCCTGTCGCGGGAGCAGCTGGTGGCGCTGCTCCGCACGGCCGCGGAGACTACCCCCGCGACGATGGCGGCcgtgcggcgcgcggcggaggccgaCCCCGCGAGCAGGAAGCTCTTCGTCCACGGCCTCGGCTGGGGCGCCGGAGCCGACGACCTCCGCTCCGCGTTCTCCCGCTTCGGCGAGCTCGAGGACTGCCGTGTCATCTCCGACAAGCAATCTGGCAGATCTAAGGGCTACGGCTTCGTCCTcttccgctcccgccgctccgcgctccgcgccctccgccgcccCCAGCTCCAAATCGGCGGCCGCCTTGCTTTCTGCCATCTCGCTGCCTCGGGTCCTGCCCCTCCGACCTCCCAGTCCCAGAACCCTAGCTCCAACACCAACGCCAACTCCGGTGCGGCCAATAACGCTGGTTCTGCGTCGTCTTCACAACCTGACAACATGCAACGCAAAATCTTTGTTGGTAACGTGCATGCTGATGTCGATGTTGACCGCCTGTATGAGTACTTCTCGCAATTTGGTGAGATTGAGGAGGGGCCATTGGGATTTGACAAGACCACTGGCAAGCCTAAGGGGTTTGCGCTGTTCGTCTACAAGTCAGTGGAGAGCGCCCGCCGTGCGCTGGAGGAGCCAACAAGGAACTTTGATGGCAAAATGCTCAATGTGCAGAAGGCTATAGATGGCAGGACCAAGAACACACCTGGGATGAATGCAAATTCTAACCCTAGTGGTACCGCTGCCtcggcagcagctgctgctgcagctgcacaGATGACTGCTCCTGCTACTGCTGCAATTACACCGTATGATGCATCAGCTTATGGTGCTACTGCCGTTCCTGACTTGGGTTATGCGCAGCAAGCGGCTATGTTGGGATTGGGTGCACAGCAGCAGGCGTTTGCACAACCCAATGCTGCAATGCTTGCCATGATGGCAGCAGCTATGCAAAACCCAGCTATGCTCGCAACGCTGAACCCtgcttttgctgctgctgcattgGGTGCTGGGGGCCAGCAGGTGCACGCGGCTGGTATTCCAGGTTTTGGAGCTCAGGGTTTTGGGACACAGGGCTTTGCAGCAGGTGCCGCCGCTTTTCCAAATGCAGCGGGTGTTCAAGCTCCTCCTGGTTTTCAGGGTCCGCCTGGGTTCCAGACTTCTGCTGGGTTTCAGGTTGGCCAAGCAGCTTCACAAGCGGGtactgctgcggctgctgccgccggtgCTGCTGGTTAtcaggctgctgctgctgggcagGGCCAAGTGCCCGGAACGCAAATTGGGGGTGCTGGTTTTCAGGGTGGATTTTGA
- the LOC4337145 gene encoding uncharacterized protein, which produces MNNSAFSEEILAEKLAKLNNTQQCIETLSHWCIYHRKNAEQIVQTWAKQFHSSGNEQKTPFLYLANDILQNSKRNGTEFVEEFWKVLPGALKDVTENGDERGKKVVSRLVEIWQERRVFGSRAGGIKDVMLGTVPLPVLDMTKKRSHGSSIKIVKRDSRSVKLRLGVGGTAEKIVSALHTVLSEQADEDSDLEKCKTSMRRVGKMQKDVSSACSKGDDPRRETLCTELKEEEDSMTECIEKLKVVEANRATVVSELKEALQEQESELEKVRTQLQLAEAMVEEAADMQRKLKNEPVIPSSKHLSSVEPGKPLSNGQAKDQQKTAAAILADKIAASSNSQQILQSALSKFAAEEAKNSSETHQDKRLKIEHSSQVPSVANAAAFVPMPQMTTTTAQQPQAILVQQTPMQNQPPAPQPQYNIYQAPPHQFVQQPGGVMMGMAYNMSTMAPPPPPPPQMMNLARPSPSTPQPPMGIMPQTQPPPPAPTMLQQQMPMNVGPPMQFALQQSGAPSFRPLQPPPGMQFFHPQSQ; this is translated from the exons ATGAACAACAGCGCGTTCAGCGAGGAGATACTCGCCGAGAAGCTCGCCAAGCTCAACAACACGCAGCAATGCATCGAGA CTCTTTCGCATTGGTGCATATACCATCGGAAGAATGCAGAGCAAATTGTCCAGACATGGGCGAAGCAGTTTCACAGCTCTGGAAATGAACAGAAGACCCCTTTTCTCTATCTTGCTAATGATATCTTACAGAACAGTAAGCGCAACGGTACAGAGTTTGTAGAAGAATTCTGGAAGGTTCTCCCTGGTGCGTTGAAAGATGTAACTGAAAACGGTGATGAGCGCGGGAAGAAGGTGGTCAGTAGGCTG GTTGAAATATGGCAAGAAAGGAGAGTTTTTGGTTCACGTGCGGGGGGCATCAAGGATGTGATGCTTGGAACTGTTCCCCTGCCTGTATTAGATATGACCAAAAAACGGTCTCACGGTTCCTCAATAAAGATCGTCAAAAGAGACTCTCGTTCTGTAAAACtt AGACTAGGTGTTGGGGGAACCGCTGAGAAGATTGTATCTGCACTGCACACTGTTCTCAGTGAACAAGCAGATGAAGACTCTGATCTGGAGAAATGCAAAACCTCAATGCGGCGTGTTGGAAAGATGCAGAAGGATGTTAGCAGTGCTTGTAGTAAAG GTGATGATCCTCGTCGTGAAACCCTTTGCACAGAACTAAAGGAAGAGGAGGATAGCATGACAGAATGCATTGAAAAGCTTAAAGTAGTTGAAGCAAATAGAGCAACTGTTGTGTCTGAACTGAAGGAGGCATTGCAGGAACAG GAATCTGAGCTGGAGAAAGTCCGTACTCAGTTACAG CTGGCTGAAGCTATGGTAGAAGAAGCAGCCGACATGCAACGGAAACTCAAGAACGAGCCAGTCATTCCTTCGTCCAAGCACTTATCCTCAGTAGAACCAGGAAAGCCACTTTCTAATGGGCAGGCGAAGGATCAGCAGAAGACAGCTGCTGCTATCCTCGCAGACAAGATTGCAGCATCATCAAACTCTCAGCAGATACTGCAATCTGCACTTTCCAAGTTTGCTGCTGAGGAAGCCAAAAATTCATCCGAAACTCACCAGGATAAGAGGCTGAAAATTGAACATTCCTCACAGGTCCCAAGTGTCGCGAATGCTGCCGCTTTTGTTCCAATGCCACAAATGACCACCACAACAGCACAGCAGCCCCAGGCAATCTTAGTTCAGCAGACTCCTATGCAAAACCAGCCTCCTGCACCTCAACCCCAATACAATATCTACCAGGCCCCTCCCCATCAGTTTGTCCAGCAGCCTGGTGGTGTAATGATGGGCATGGCGTACAATATGAGCACCATggctccaccaccgcctccaccgccacagATGATGAACCTAGCAAGGCCCTCACCTTCAACACCCCAGCCACCAATGGGTATAATGCCACAGActcagccgccaccgcccgcaccAACGATGCTTCAGCAACAAATGCCGATGAACGTCGGACCACCAATGCAGTTCGCCCTTCAGCAGTCCGGCGCGCCGTCTTTCAGGCCTTTGCAGCCGCCCCCGGGGATGCAATTCTTCCACCCCCAATCTCAGTGA
- the LOC4337146 gene encoding protein bfr2, producing MASLTPEAEAPGGGALLAAGDDVTAANLLAAAVATEGPVFDMPDFKMGGKKSDDAAPTDAGDEDGGDDDGDEDGDFGEGEEDVSEGEGYDNPKGIDNNKKRGEPEENGEEDEEEPEGQEGGGGDDDDDDDDDNEDDDDDDDGGEDDDGVDEEEEDQDNEDDEEDDDEDSLQPPKKRKK from the exons ATGGCGTCCCTGACACCCGAAGCTGAAGCTCCCGGAGGAGGAgccctgctcgccgccggcgacgacgtcaCCGCCGCGaatctgctcgccgccgccgtagccacCGAG GGTCCTGTATTTGATATGCCTGACTTCAAGATGGGTGGGAAGAAGAGTGATGATGCTGCTCCCACTGATGCCGGGGATGAAGATGGTGGTGATGATGACGGGGACGAGGATGGTGACTTTGGGGAAGGCGAAGAGGACGTTTCAGAAGGTGAGGGATATGATAATCCAAAAGGCATCGATAACAACAAGAAAAGAGGTGAGCCTGAGGAAAATGgtgaggaggatgaggaagagCCTGAAGGCCAGGAGGGTGGTGGAggtgatgacgacgatgacgatgatgatgacaatgaggatgacgacgacgatgatgatggtggtgaagatgatgatggagtagatgaggaagaggaagatcaGGACAATgaggatgatgaggaagatgatgatgaagacTCACTTCAGCCCccaaagaagaggaagaagtga
- the LOC9269929 gene encoding endonuclease 1, with protein MASDKCSSFLLAAAAAAVLVLASAPVAHSWSKEGHMLTCRIAQDLLEPAAAHAVRNLLTEEADGDLSALCVWPDQVRHWYKYRWTSPLHFIDTPDKACSFVYSRDCHGADGAEDMCVAGAIANFTSQLMHYNHGSADRKYNMTEALLFLSHFMGDVHQPMHVGFTSDQGGNTINLRWFRHKSNLHHVWDREMILTAIAEFYGKDMDAFQKDLVHNFTTGTWSDDVSSWGDCEDLLSCSTKYATESINLACKWAYNDVREGETLSDDYFGSRLPIVTRRIAQGGVRLAMFLNRLFGEHNRDVASPA; from the exons ATGGCATCAGACAAGTGCTCATCGTTTCTActagcagcggcagcggctgcagTGCTCGTCCTCGCGTCGGCGCCGGTGGCTCATTCGTGGAGCAAGGAGGGTCACATGCTCACATGCCGAATCGCGCAG GATCTGCTGGAGCCAGCCGCGGCGCACGCGGTGAGGAACCTGCTGACGGAGGAGGCGGACGGCGACCTGTCGGCGCTGTGCGTGTGGCCGGATCAGGTCAGGCACTGGTACAAGTACAGGTGGACGAGCCCTCTCCACTTCATCGACACCCCTGACAAAGCCTGCAGCTTCGTCTACTCAA GGGATTGCCATGGCGCGGATGGTGCGGAGGATATGTGCGTCGCTGGCGCGATCGCGAACTTCACCTCTCAGCTTATGCACTATAATCACGGCAGCGCCGATCGCAAAT ATAACATGACTGAAGCACTGCTATTCTTGTCACACTTCATGGGAGATGTTCATCAG CCAATGCATGTTGGGTTCACGAGCGACCAAGGGGGCAATACGATTAATCTACGCTGGTTCAGGCACAAATCCAATCTCCATCAT GTGTGGGATAGGGAGATGATACTCACAGCTATTGCTGAATTCTACGGCAAGGACATGGATGCGTTTCAAAAGGACCTTGTGCACAACTTCACCACG GGAACGTGGTCTGATGACGTATCCTCTTGGGGAGACTGCGAGGATCTCCTGTCTTGCTCAACCAA GTACGCTACAGAGAGCATAAATTTGGCTTGCAAATGGGCGTACAACGATGTCCGTGAAGGCGAAACTCTGTCAG ATGACTACTTCGGCTCACGGCTCCCGATCGTGACACGACGAATCGCGCAGGGGGGAGTTAGGCTGGCCATGTTCTTGAATCGGCTCTTCGGGGAGCACAACCGTGACGTCGCATCACCAGCCTGA
- the LOC4337143 gene encoding BTB/POZ domain-containing protein At5g03250 yields MAITKVLGSKPADCFQFQDPNSWTCMTELVSDVVVEVGDFSFHLHKFPLMSRSGTLQKLISEAAAGADDGEPCSVKLHDVPGGAAAFELAARFCYDVRAELDAGNVVALRCAAEHLGMTEDHGGEGNLVEQAEAFLRDVLGSWDDALRALRSCDGALLPLAEELLVVPRCIDALASKACADPTLFGWPMVEYYTARGLEETVMWNGIATAGKPRSPGPDWWYKQASSLKLPVYKRLITAMRSKGMSPENIAGSLTHYAKRHLSGLTRHSGYVGGGGASGTVLSDVEQRALLEEIVALLPVERGVATTRFLLGLLRTATILNAGAACRDALERMAGNQLEEAALEDLLIPNTGYAVETLYDVDCVQRMLEQFVAANTSAFAASPEITDEAQLVDGPSGELMPISTVAKLVDGYLAEVATDTNVKLSKFQSIAELVPDYARAIDDGIYRAIDIYLKAHSWLTASEREQLCRLMNCQKLSLEACTHAAQNERLPLRVVVQVLFFEQLRLRTTVAGWFFVADNVDQGSPIAAGRYAPERSGELDFGAGPPEEEDGDDDDDEARNNVRSSSSATMSVDDIRQRVVELEEECSSMREEIHRIGKPKGALSRLFRKLGLGGRSAARRQQQQPPPPPTSSGDERRKSMSLEC; encoded by the exons ATGGCGATTACGAAGGTTCTCGGATCGAAACCTGCCGACTGCTTCCAATTTCAAGATCCTAATTCCTG GACTTGCATGACTGAGCTTGTAAGCGATGTGGTCGTTGAGGTTGGAGATTTCTCCTTCCATCTCCACAAG TTCCCATTGATGAGCCGAAGTGGCACGCTGCAAAAGCTGATAAGCGaagcagccgccggcgccgacgacggcgagccgtGCAGCGTCAAGCTCCACGacgtccccggcggcgccgcggcgttcGAGCTGGCGGCCAGGTTCTGCTACGACGTcagggcggagctcgacgccgggAACGTGGTCGCGCTGCGGTGCGCGGCGGAGCACCTCGGCATGACCGAGGaccacggcggcgagggcaaCCTCGTCGAGCAGGCGGAGGCGTTCCTCCGCGACGTGCTCGGCAGCTGGGACGACGCCTTGCGCGCGCTGCGGTCGTGCGACGGCGCGCTCCTCCCGCTCGCCGAGGAGCTCCTCGTCGTGCCGCGCTGCATCGACGCGCTGGCGAGCAAGGCCTGCGCCGACCCGACCCTCTTCGGCTGGCCGATGGTGGAGTACTACACGGCGAGGGGCCTCGAGGAGACGGTGATGTGGAACGgcatcgccaccgccggcaaGCCGAGGTCGCCGGGCCCGGACTGGTGGTACAAGCAGGCGTCGTCGCTGAAGCTGCCGGTGTACAAGAGGCTCATCACGGCGATGAGGTCCAAGGGCATGAGCCCCGAGAACATCGCCGGCTCGCTGACGCACTACGCCAAGCGCCACCTCTCCGGTCTGACCCGCCACTCCGGttacgtcggcggcggcggcgcgtcggggACCGTGCTCTCGGACGTGGAGCAGAGGGCGCTCCTGGAGGAGATCGTCGCGCTGCTCCCCGTCGAGAGGGGCGTCGCCACGACGAGGTTCCTGCTCGGGCTCCTCCGCACCGCCACGATCCTGAACGCCGGCGCGGCGTGCCGCGACGCGCTGGAGAGGATGGCCGGGAACCAGctcgaggaggcggcgctggaGGACCTCCTGATCCCCAACACCGGCTACGCCGTCGAGACGCTCTACGACGTCGACTGCGTGCAGCGGATGCTGGAGCAGTTCGTCGCCGCGAACACGTCGGCgttcgccgcctcgccggagatcACGGACGAAGCCCAGCTGGTCGACGGCCCCTCCGGTGAGCTCATGCCGATCAGCACGGTGGCCAAGCTTGTCGACGGCTACCTCGCGGAGGTCGCGACGGACACCAACGTCAAGCTCTCCAAGTTCCAGAGCATCGCCGAGCTCGTCCCGGACTACGCAAGGGCCATCGACGACGGCATCTACCGCGCCATTGACATCTACCTCAAG GCGCACTCGTGGCTGACGGCGTCGGAGAGGGAGCAGCTGTGCAGGCTGATGAACTGCCAGAAGCTGTCGCTGGAGGCGTGCACGCACGCGGCGCAGAACGAGCGGCTGCCGCTGCGGGTGGTGGTGCAGGTGCTCTTCTTCGAGCAGCTCCGGCTGCGCACCACGGTGGCCGGGTGGTTCTTCGTCGCCGACAACGTCGACCAGGGCtcccccatcgccgccggccggtaCGCGCCGGAGAGGAGCGGCGAGCTGGACttcggggcggggccgccggaggaggaggatggcgacgacgacgacgacgaggcccgGAACAACgtgcggtcgtcgtcgtcggcgacgatgAGCGTGGACGACATCAGGCAGCGGGTGGTGGAGCTCGAGGAGGAGTGCTCGAGCATGAGGGAGGAGATCCACCGGATCGGGAAGCCCAAGGGCGCGCTGAGTAGGCTGTTCCGGAAGCTCGGGCTCGGcgggaggtcggcggcgaggcggcagcagcagcagccgccgccgccgccgacgagctccggcgacgagaggcggaaGTCGATGTCCTTGGAGTGTTAA
- the LOC4337144 gene encoding MICOS complex subunit MIC60, mitochondrial: MLRRCVRDLYPLRPLRRIPRPISSEVPSPAFLRPRSKSTKASQQSSTQNTVPGPQGEPSQSGSNVPKVLLGTLMVGAAAMAAYQAGYIDDQFKDIIFPSTMKEKNIRKIYDDLKAPSEQKVDEKQVVSDPNVDIVQNSNNEAHPQKDLPTEGMGPPEIPTTDEQTVSSEEKEKETLAQGTPQIPDEHGAAAKPLSQDIPVIDINPSVDDKATGEVLPEQTDKTTTSVSPVQSSLATAGPSHHVHTDTDGPKDPSSAGAVEHKSLAETYLLQEPDNSKDMGAKESKHDGVISTGTSDDGKIVLDIIEAIHAAERKQADADAYMYSEEKRKLKEKYEKELKDTRARELMYAEEAAILDKELKKEKLKSAAVIKELQENAEQKLRDELQQKDEETSQQVEKVRELAKAELAAALAKERASQIEQIAEANLNIDALCMAFYARSEETRQSHSVHKLALGTLALEDALSTGSPIRTEVDQLRKSLEGIDKDSLLELALSSIPEDVLEYGSDTPMDLKQKFNSLKETVRHFSLIPAGGGGMLTHAVAHVASSIKIKEDQSGDGIESLLNRVENLIIHGDLSAAAEALERGLQGSEAAEIASEWVKQARKRAIAEQTLTLLHSYASSITFS, translated from the exons ATGCTGCGCCG GTGCGTGCGGGATCTGTACCCGCTGCGGCCTCTTAGGAGGATCCCTAGGCCGATCTCCAGCGAG GTCCCAAGTCCAGCATTTCTTCGACCCAGAAGCAAGTCGACAAAAGCTTCCCAACAGAGTTCAACACAGAATACTGTCCCTGGCCCTCAAGGAGAACCTTCTCAGTCAGGAAGCAATGTTCCGAAAGTTCTGCTTGGAACTCTGATGGTCGGCGCTGCTGCTATGGCTGCTTATCAAGCTGGCTACATAGACGATCAATTTAAGGATATAATATTTCCCTCTACaatgaaggaaaaaaatatcagaAAGATATACGATGATCTGAAGGCTCCTTCTGAACAAAAAGTTGATGAGAAGCAAGTAGTATCAGATCCAAATGTTGACATTGTTCAGAACAGTAACAACGAGGCTCATCCTCAAAAGGACCTTCCAACTGAAGGGATGGGTCCACCAGAAATTCCAACCACTGATGAGCAGACTGTTTCCtctgaagaaaaggaaaaagaaacccTTGCCCAGGGGACACCGCAAATTCCAGATGAACATGGAGCTGCTGCTAAACCACTGTCCCAAGATATTCCTGTTATTGACATAAATCCAAGTGTTGATGATAAGGCAACAGGAGAAGTTCTTCCTGAACAAACTGACAAGACAACCACTTCAGTTTCTCCGGTACAATCGAGCCTAGCAACAGCAGGTCCTTCCCATCATGTACACACAGATACAGATGGACCAAAG GATCCATCAAGCGCTGGTGCAGTTGAACATAAATCTCTGGCTGAGACATATTTACTACAAGAACCTGATAATTCTAAAGACATG GGTGCTAAGGAAAGTAAACACGATGGTGTTATTAGTACGGGAACTTCTGATGATGGGAAAATTGTACTTGATATCATAGAGGCTATTCATGCTGCTGAAAGAAAGCAGGCAGATGCAGATGCTTACATGTAttcagaagagaaaaggaagttGAAG GAGAAATATGAAAAGGAGCTGAAGGACACCAGGGCTCGGGAGCTCATGTATGCTGAAGAGGCAGCAATTCTGGACAAG gaGCTGAAGAAAGAGAAATTGAAGTCAGCTGCTGTGATTAAGGAACTGCAAGAAAATGCTGAACAAAAGCTAAGGGATGAGCTGCAGCAGAAG GATGAGGAAACAAGTCAACAAGTTGAGAAGGTTCGCGAGTTAGCAAAGGCTGAGCTTGCTGCAGCTCTTGCAAAAGAGAGAGCATCCCAGATCGAACAGATTGCTGAAGCAAATCTCAAT ATAGATGCTTTGTGCATGGCGTTTTATGCACGATCTGAAGAAACTCGGCAGAGTCATTCGGTTCATAAGCTTGCTCTG GGTACTCTTGCTTTGGAAGATGCTCTATCCACTGGATCACCAATCCGGACAGAGGTGGATCAATTGCGCAAATCTCTTGAAGGTATTGATAAGGACTCACTGTTAGAATTGGCTCTTTCATCAATTCCAGAAGATGTTCTCGAGTACGGATCAGATACCCCTATGGATTTGAAACAAAAG TTTAATTCCTTGAAGGAAACAGTCAGGCATTTCAGCCTTATACcagcgggtggtggtggtatgCTGACTCATGCTGTTGCTCATGTGGCTTCATCCATTAAG ATCAAAGAGGACCAATCTGGAGACGGAATTGAGTCTCTTCTAAACAGAGTGGAGAACTTGATTATACATGGAGACTTGAGTGCAGCAGCGGAGGCCTTGGAAAGAGGGTTACAAGGGAGTGAAGCAGCAGAAATAGCTAGCGAGTGGGTGAAGCAGGCAAGGAAACGTGCAATAGCAGAGCAGACGCTTACTCTCCTCCATTCTTATGCTTCTTCCATCACATTCTCGTGA